A window of the Roseburia sp. 831b genome harbors these coding sequences:
- the pepF gene encoding oligoendopeptidase F — protein MAKELLKRSEVKEENTWKLSDMYETNEAWEADLKKIDELASELEQMEGTVTASAKNLLKVCDTMAKMDQKIELAYNYAERLSDQDTKDTTHQAMVQKIMMLYAGISSRLAFIDPEILETKEEVLEGYYKEENQLEFYRKWVEEIQRLKPHRLSADQEKLLALASEVCQNPEQTFSMFNNADIQFPEILDENGEKVRISHGRFVRLLESADRRVRKDTFEQYYKTYAQFINTVASIYSGQVKQQIFRARARKYNSTLEAAVDANNVSPKVYENLVKTVNANMDKMHRYVSLRKKCLGVDELHMYDIYTPMIPDAAKKISFEEAKETVLKALAPLGEDYVNKVKEGFENRWIDVYENEGKRSGAYSAGAYGTHPFVLLNYNESLDDMFTLAHEMGHAMHSYYSNEAQPYIYSQYKIFVAEVASTCNEVLLMEYLLKNTTDKKERAYLLNHYLDSFKGTVYRQTQFAEYEMLTNKMAEDGESLTAETLNQAYLDLNKKYYGPDMVSDDEIALEWARIPHFYYNFYVYQYATGFSSAVAIAHNILKNGAPAVEQYKKFLSGGCSMAPVELLKIAGVNLEEPTAIQDALNVFGDILTEMETLV, from the coding sequence ATGGCAAAAGAATTATTGAAAAGAAGTGAAGTAAAAGAAGAAAATACATGGAAACTTTCCGATATGTATGAGACAAATGAGGCATGGGAAGCAGATTTAAAAAAGATTGATGAATTAGCATCCGAGTTAGAGCAGATGGAAGGAACGGTTACCGCTTCCGCAAAAAATCTGTTAAAAGTCTGCGACACCATGGCAAAGATGGATCAAAAGATTGAACTTGCATACAATTATGCAGAACGCTTAAGCGACCAGGATACAAAAGATACCACACATCAGGCAATGGTACAGAAAATCATGATGCTTTATGCAGGTATCTCAAGCCGTCTTGCCTTTATTGACCCGGAAATTTTAGAGACAAAAGAAGAAGTGTTAGAGGGCTATTATAAAGAAGAAAATCAGTTAGAGTTTTACCGCAAATGGGTAGAAGAAATTCAGCGTTTAAAACCACACAGATTATCAGCAGACCAGGAGAAATTATTAGCACTTGCCTCTGAGGTATGCCAGAATCCGGAACAGACATTTTCCATGTTTAACAATGCAGACATCCAGTTCCCTGAGATTTTAGATGAGAACGGAGAAAAAGTCCGCATTTCCCATGGACGTTTTGTCCGTCTGTTAGAGTCCGCAGACCGCCGTGTCAGAAAAGATACCTTTGAACAGTACTATAAGACTTATGCTCAGTTTATCAATACGGTGGCAAGTATTTACAGTGGTCAGGTAAAACAGCAGATTTTCCGTGCCAGAGCAAGAAAATACAACTCCACATTAGAGGCTGCCGTAGATGCAAACAATGTTTCTCCGAAAGTTTACGAAAATCTTGTAAAAACAGTCAATGCAAACATGGACAAGATGCATCGTTATGTGAGTCTTCGTAAAAAATGCCTGGGTGTCGATGAACTTCATATGTATGATATTTATACACCAATGATTCCAGATGCCGCTAAGAAAATCAGCTTTGAGGAAGCAAAGGAAACCGTCTTAAAAGCACTGGCACCTCTTGGGGAAGATTATGTCAATAAGGTAAAAGAAGGATTTGAAAATCGTTGGATTGATGTTTATGAAAACGAAGGAAAGAGAAGCGGTGCTTATTCTGCCGGCGCTTATGGCACACATCCATTTGTATTGTTAAATTACAACGAGTCTTTGGATGATATGTTTACCTTAGCACATGAGATGGGTCATGCAATGCATTCCTATTACTCCAATGAGGCACAGCCATACATCTATTCCCAGTACAAAATTTTTGTGGCTGAGGTTGCATCCACCTGTAACGAAGTGCTTCTGATGGAATATTTATTAAAGAATACAACAGACAAAAAAGAGCGTGCCTACCTGCTGAATCACTACTTAGACAGCTTTAAAGGAACGGTTTACCGTCAGACACAGTTTGCAGAGTATGAAATGCTGACAAACAAAATGGCAGAAGATGGAGAAAGCTTAACGGCAGAGACATTGAATCAGGCATATCTTGATTTGAATAAAAAATATTATGGACCAGACATGGTGTCCGATGATGAAATCGCATTAGAGTGGGCAAGAATTCCTCACTTCTATTACAATTTCTATGTATATCAGTATGCAACCGGATTTTCATCCGCAGTTGCAATTGCACACAACATTTTAAAGAACGGTGCGCCTGCAGTGGAACAGTACAAGAAGTTCTTATCCGGCGGATGCTCCATGGCACCGGTTGAATTGTTAAAGATAGCCGGCGTGAACTTAGAGGAGCCGACTGCAATTCAGGATGCCTTAAATGTATTTGGCGATATTTTGACAGAGATGGAAACGTTGGTTTAA
- a CDS encoding aldose 1-epimerase family protein, with protein sequence MEMYELSNDEIKIGVSSFGAELKSLKDTKTNQEYMWDANPDYWKRTSPVLFPIVGSLQDGAYSFAGKTYAMSQHGFARDMEFALVEKTENELLFALEDTKETREKYPFAFRLEIGYRIEGRNVTVSWKVSNKQDEKMYFSIGGHPAFLCPVHAGEKQTDYKIYFEDAKEITAGILSSHGTLSEKQKTYPLENGYLAITNDLFDEDALIVEHHQVQKVSLCDPSGKAYLTVSFTAPLFGIWSPAKKNAPFVCIEPWYGRCDKEGFNGDLTQREYGNCLEANEQFEQQYTISI encoded by the coding sequence ATGGAAATGTATGAACTTTCAAACGACGAAATCAAGATTGGTGTAAGCTCTTTTGGAGCAGAACTAAAATCACTCAAAGATACAAAGACAAATCAGGAATACATGTGGGATGCAAATCCCGATTATTGGAAGAGAACTTCACCGGTTCTGTTTCCGATTGTTGGAAGTCTGCAGGATGGAGCATATTCCTTCGCTGGAAAAACCTATGCAATGTCACAGCATGGATTTGCAAGAGATATGGAGTTTGCACTTGTAGAAAAGACAGAGAACGAACTTTTGTTCGCGTTGGAGGATACGAAGGAGACAAGAGAAAAATATCCATTTGCGTTCCGTTTGGAGATTGGTTACCGCATAGAGGGCAGAAATGTGACTGTCTCCTGGAAGGTATCGAATAAGCAGGATGAAAAAATGTATTTTAGTATCGGTGGACATCCGGCATTTTTATGCCCGGTTCATGCAGGAGAAAAGCAGACCGATTATAAAATTTATTTTGAAGATGCAAAAGAAATTACAGCGGGCATTTTAAGCAGTCATGGTACTTTGTCGGAAAAACAGAAAACATATCCGCTTGAAAATGGTTATTTGGCAATCACGAACGACTTGTTTGATGAGGACGCTTTGATTGTAGAGCATCATCAGGTACAGAAAGTTTCTCTGTGTGATCCGTCTGGAAAAGCTTATTTAACCGTAAGTTTTACAGCACCGCTTTTTGGAATCTGGTCACCGGCGAAAAAGAATGCACCGTTTGTCTGCATCGAACCTTGGTATGGCAGATGCGACAAAGAGGGATTTAACGGAGATTTGACGCAGCGTGAATATGGAAATTGCCTTGAGGCAAATGAACAGTTTGAACAGCAATATACAATCAGCATTTAG
- a CDS encoding Rqc2 family fibronectin-binding protein: MALDGFVISNIVAELNNTILNARISKIAQPENDELLFTLKGQNGQYRLAVSASASLPFLYLTANNKPSPLTAPNFCMLLRKHIANGRIVKIYQPHMERIIHFDIEHLDELGDLCQKTLIVELMGKHSNIIFCNSDGMILDSIKHVSAMMSSVREVLPGRTYVIPATQEDKLNPLEVTEEAFMNTVMTKPVSITKALYTSFTGTSPVIANEICHRASIDGDMPIDSLDEDGKKHLFNNFKWMMEDVKNGAYQPNIIYNGKEPIDFSCFHLSEYADYSTQDYASISEVLEQYYAKKNTYTRIRQKSVDLRKIVTTALERNRKKYQLQEKQLRDTEKREKYKVYGELIHTYGYGLAEGAKELEALNYYTNEMIKIPLDPTKNAMENAQKYFDKYNKLKRTYEALTELILETKAEIEHLESIATSLDIALSEDDFVQIKEELTEYGYIKRKRTDKKVKSKSKPFHYRSSDGYDIYVGKNNYQNDELTFKFATGNDWWFHAKGMAGSHVIVKSNNEELPDRVFEEAGKLAGYYSKGRDNEKIEIDYLQKKNVKKPNGSAPGFVVYYTNYSLTIHPDISGLTLVE; encoded by the coding sequence ATGGCATTAGACGGATTCGTCATTTCAAATATAGTAGCAGAATTAAACAATACCATTCTTAACGCAAGAATCAGCAAAATTGCGCAGCCGGAAAACGATGAGCTGCTTTTTACTTTAAAAGGGCAAAACGGTCAGTACCGCCTTGCAGTTTCCGCAAGTGCTTCTCTCCCGTTTCTTTATCTGACAGCAAACAACAAACCAAGTCCTCTTACTGCGCCAAATTTTTGCATGCTGCTTCGCAAACACATTGCAAACGGACGCATTGTCAAAATCTATCAGCCACATATGGAACGTATCATTCATTTTGACATTGAGCATCTTGACGAGCTTGGTGACCTTTGTCAGAAAACTTTGATTGTCGAACTGATGGGAAAACACAGTAACATTATCTTTTGCAACTCAGACGGCATGATTCTTGACAGCATCAAACATGTGTCCGCCATGATGAGTTCCGTCCGCGAGGTGCTTCCCGGACGAACCTACGTCATTCCGGCGACACAGGAAGATAAATTAAATCCATTGGAAGTTACCGAGGAAGCCTTTATGAATACTGTAATGACAAAACCAGTTTCCATCACAAAAGCGCTCTACACTTCTTTTACCGGAACAAGCCCTGTCATTGCAAACGAAATCTGCCACCGTGCCTCCATCGACGGTGATATGCCAATCGATTCCTTGGACGAAGATGGCAAAAAACACCTTTTTAACAATTTCAAATGGATGATGGAGGATGTAAAAAACGGCGCCTACCAGCCGAATATCATCTATAACGGAAAAGAACCGATTGACTTTTCCTGCTTCCACTTAAGCGAATACGCAGATTATAGCACGCAGGATTACGCCTCCATCAGCGAAGTGCTAGAACAATATTATGCCAAGAAGAACACGTATACCCGTATCCGCCAGAAATCCGTAGATTTGCGTAAGATTGTGACAACCGCACTAGAACGTAACCGCAAGAAATACCAGCTCCAGGAAAAGCAGCTCCGTGATACCGAAAAACGTGAAAAATATAAGGTTTACGGCGAGCTGATTCACACTTACGGATATGGTCTTGCAGAGGGTGCAAAAGAGTTAGAGGCACTAAACTACTACACAAATGAAATGATAAAAATTCCTCTGGACCCGACGAAAAACGCAATGGAAAATGCGCAAAAATATTTTGATAAATACAATAAATTAAAGCGTACCTATGAAGCATTAACCGAACTGATTTTAGAGACCAAGGCTGAGATTGAGCACTTAGAAAGCATCGCAACCTCGCTCGATATCGCTTTATCCGAAGACGATTTTGTGCAGATTAAAGAAGAATTAACCGAATACGGCTATATCAAACGCAAAAGAACGGATAAGAAAGTGAAAAGCAAAAGTAAACCGTTCCACTATCGTTCCAGCGATGGCTACGATATTTATGTTGGGAAAAACAACTACCAGAACGATGAACTGACTTTTAAATTTGCAACCGGAAACGACTGGTGGTTTCATGCAAAAGGAATGGCAGGTTCCCATGTCATCGTAAAATCCAACAACGAAGAGCTGCCCGACCGCGTTTTCGAGGAAGCCGGGAAACTTGCCGGATATTACTCAAAAGGACGTGACAACGAAAAAATTGAGATTGATTATCTGCAAAAGAAAAATGTCAAAAAGCCAAACGGAAGTGCACCTGGATTTGTCGTGTATTACACCAACTACTCTCTTACGATTCATCCAGATATCTCAGGTCTTACATTAGTAGAATAA
- a CDS encoding alpha/beta-type small acid-soluble spore protein, translated as MSGRSSNRAAVPEAKSALDRFKYEVANEIGVPLSDGYNGNLTSKQNGSVGGYMVKKMIEAQERQMSEK; from the coding sequence ATGTCAGGACGTTCATCTAACAGAGCTGCAGTGCCAGAAGCAAAAAGTGCCTTAGACCGTTTTAAGTATGAGGTTGCAAATGAAATTGGGGTTCCATTAAGTGATGGATACAACGGTAATCTTACTTCCAAACAGAATGGTTCCGTTGGTGGTTATATGGTCAAAAAAATGATCGAAGCCCAGGAAAGACAGATGTCTGAGAAATAA
- a CDS encoding HEPN domain-containing protein has translation MLIEKAKKDMDVVNTMQKINDEMYLDICCYHTQQAIEKLLKCSIELKGVTYEFTHSIITLYSQYVSVGWDEIEMLELMSGTITGWEASSRYKESFFATVKQLETAKGLYEILLNRLLEYLNEGIKTIK, from the coding sequence TTGTTAATAGAAAAAGCGAAAAAAGATATGGATGTTGTTAACACCATGCAGAAAATTAATGATGAAATGTATCTTGACATTTGTTGTTATCATACACAGCAGGCAATAGAAAAGTTACTCAAATGTTCTATTGAACTCAAAGGGGTTACCTATGAGTTTACACATTCAATTATTACGCTTTATTCACAGTATGTTTCTGTCGGCTGGGATGAGATTGAGATGCTTGAACTTATGTCTGGTACAATAACAGGCTGGGAGGCCAGCAGTAGATACAAGGAATCTTTCTTTGCCACAGTTAAACAACTTGAGACAGCAAAAGGTTTATATGAGATTTTACTGAACCGGCTGCTTGAGTACTTGAACGAAGGAATCAAAACAATAAAGTAA
- a CDS encoding nucleotidyltransferase domain-containing protein: MVSDWNKILSLRDLTQFPLVLGVTDTRLSHVYPLMQLDVQNILEECAKYNIGVILFGSSITMMCNVASDIDICIETAEYDLNLFYEVQRKIQLRSKHPCDVLYYNDLEESDKVLREIKTKGLVLQEVK, from the coding sequence ATGGTTTCTGATTGGAATAAAATACTCAGCTTACGAGACTTGACACAGTTCCCATTGGTTTTAGGTGTAACTGACACTAGATTATCCCATGTATATCCTCTTATGCAATTAGATGTACAAAATATTTTAGAAGAATGTGCGAAGTATAATATTGGTGTTATTTTATTTGGCAGCTCTATTACAATGATGTGTAATGTTGCAAGTGATATTGATATTTGTATTGAAACAGCAGAATATGATTTGAATCTATTCTATGAAGTACAGCGAAAAATCCAATTGCGAAGTAAACACCCTTGCGATGTTTTATACTATAATGACCTAGAAGAATCTGATAAGGTTCTCAGAGAGATAAAAACAAAAGGACTAGTACTTCAGGAGGTGAAATAA
- the recG gene encoding ATP-dependent DNA helicase RecG, with protein sequence MNRNSSLQEIKGIGAKTAELFHKIEIDTVGELLLRYPRTYLQYPEVKQPDEVEEGETAAVFGRILQSPVVRKARSMAITVTSIGAMGVSIQLVWYRMPYIKNNLKPGNLYIFYGKVVKKNGRLTMEQPAIYSEEQYRQLEDIFMPVYSLTTGLSNNMVTKAVRAALEDETLFLDYLPERIRDKYQLCEYNYAIKQIHFPDDMDTLIEARRRLVFDEFFLFILGMQFQKEKKQKEENCFSFSEDGFVEGLMEKLPYELTGAQKRALLDVQKDLRSPYVMQRLIQGDVGSGKTIIAFLAMADASHHGYQSAIMAPTEVLARQHYETYQKLCDSFGLHIPLILLTGSLTAKQKRMAYEAMDLYPNAMIIGTHALIQEKAVYANLSLVITDEQHRFGVRQRETFAEKGVHPNILVMSATPIPRTLAIILYGDLDISVVDEVPAKRLPIKNCVVDTRYRPKAYEFIEKEVRAGHQAYVICPLVEESENMEGENVMDYTKKLREILPEDIQLGVLHGKMKPDLKNRIMEEFAANKIQVLVSTTVVEVGVNVPNATVMMIENAERFGLAQLHQLRGRVGRGDAQSYCIMVNCSKSKHAKERLNILNQSNDGFKIASEDLKLRGPGDFFGIRQSGEMQFALGDIYQDAAILQQTSEEVAGLLEEDPLLEQEESKNLKYYMDEVMREKSKKLNL encoded by the coding sequence ATGAACCGAAACTCATCCTTACAGGAAATCAAAGGGATTGGTGCTAAGACAGCGGAATTGTTCCATAAAATTGAAATTGATACGGTAGGAGAACTTTTACTTCGGTATCCAAGAACTTATTTACAGTACCCCGAAGTAAAACAGCCGGACGAGGTAGAAGAAGGGGAAACTGCTGCCGTTTTTGGTCGTATTTTGCAAAGCCCTGTTGTCAGAAAGGCAAGAAGTATGGCAATCACGGTGACTTCCATCGGGGCGATGGGTGTATCTATCCAATTAGTCTGGTACCGGATGCCTTACATAAAGAACAATTTAAAACCAGGCAATCTTTACATTTTCTATGGAAAAGTGGTGAAGAAAAATGGACGTCTTACGATGGAGCAGCCTGCGATTTATTCTGAGGAACAGTACAGACAGTTAGAAGATATTTTTATGCCTGTGTATTCGCTTACAACAGGACTTTCCAACAACATGGTGACGAAGGCAGTCCGGGCAGCATTAGAGGACGAGACACTGTTTTTGGACTATCTTCCAGAGCGGATTCGAGACAAGTACCAGTTATGTGAATATAATTACGCAATCAAACAGATTCATTTCCCGGATGACATGGATACGTTGATTGAGGCAAGACGCCGCCTGGTGTTTGATGAATTTTTCCTTTTTATTCTGGGAATGCAGTTTCAAAAAGAAAAGAAGCAAAAAGAGGAAAACTGTTTTTCTTTTTCCGAGGATGGCTTTGTAGAAGGGTTGATGGAAAAACTTCCGTATGAGCTGACGGGTGCACAGAAACGCGCACTGCTTGATGTGCAAAAGGATTTAAGAAGTCCTTATGTGATGCAGCGGCTGATTCAGGGAGATGTTGGTTCCGGTAAGACAATCATTGCGTTCCTTGCGATGGCGGATGCCTCCCATCACGGTTATCAGTCTGCAATTATGGCACCGACGGAAGTCCTTGCAAGGCAGCATTATGAGACGTATCAGAAACTTTGCGATTCGTTTGGACTTCATATTCCACTGATTCTTTTGACGGGTTCTCTGACGGCAAAACAAAAACGTATGGCATACGAGGCGATGGATTTGTATCCGAATGCGATGATTATCGGAACACATGCCCTCATTCAGGAAAAGGCAGTTTATGCGAATCTGTCACTTGTAATCACCGATGAGCAGCACCGTTTTGGTGTCCGCCAGAGAGAGACATTTGCAGAAAAAGGAGTTCACCCGAATATCCTTGTCATGAGTGCGACGCCGATTCCAAGAACATTAGCAATTATTCTTTATGGAGATTTGGATATTTCAGTTGTCGATGAGGTGCCTGCAAAACGTCTGCCGATTAAAAACTGTGTGGTTGATACAAGGTATCGCCCAAAAGCATATGAATTTATAGAAAAAGAGGTGCGTGCCGGCCATCAGGCATACGTAATTTGTCCGCTTGTAGAGGAAAGCGAGAATATGGAAGGCGAAAATGTCATGGATTATACGAAGAAGCTCCGTGAGATTTTGCCGGAGGACATTCAGCTAGGAGTGCTGCATGGAAAAATGAAGCCGGATTTGAAAAATCGAATCATGGAAGAGTTTGCAGCAAATAAGATTCAGGTACTTGTTTCAACTACAGTTGTAGAAGTTGGCGTCAATGTGCCAAATGCAACCGTGATGATGATTGAAAATGCAGAACGTTTCGGTCTTGCCCAGCTGCACCAGCTAAGAGGACGTGTCGGACGAGGCGATGCGCAGTCTTATTGTATTATGGTGAACTGTTCTAAGAGCAAGCATGCCAAGGAACGTTTAAATATCTTAAATCAGTCGAACGATGGATTTAAAATCGCAAGCGAAGATTTAAAACTGCGTGGGCCGGGTGATTTTTTTGGTATCCGCCAAAGTGGTGAGATGCAGTTTGCATTAGGTGATATCTATCAGGATGCGGCAATTTTACAACAGACTTCCGAGGAAGTAGCAGGACTTTTAGAGGAAGATCCGCTTTTGGAACAGGAAGAATCAAAGAATTTGAAGTATTATATGGATGAAGTCATGCGGGAAAAAAGCAAGAAATTGAATTTGTAA
- a CDS encoding DAK2 domain-containing protein: protein MEITTINAEVLAKMFLAGAKNLEAKKEWINELNVFPVPDGDTGTNMSMTIMSAAKEVMNLEQKEMKSVAKAISSGSLRGARGNSGVILSQLFRGFTKVIAEYDEINVQIMADAFEKACETAYKAVMKPKEGTILTVAKGMSTKAVELADETEDLITFCEEVIKEGDHVLSKTPDMLPVLKQAGVVDSGGQGLMQVLKGALDCLLGKEIDYSFETTVSESASGDSSTSSYIDAQASQEIKFAYCTQFLIMLEKPFTSKQENEFKSYLETIGDSIVVVADDEIVKVHVHTNDPGNAMQKGLTYGSLTTIIIENMKLERDEKISAMKEKEMQAGMAAQDTQTLPEAKEEPVEEKEMGFISVSIGEGINEIFTGLGVDYIIEGGQTMNPSTEDMLNAIEKVPAKNIFILPNNKNIILAANQAASLVEDKKIFVIPTKTVPQGITALINYIPDNSAEENAARMTSEIEYVKTGQVTYAVRDTVIDDKEIKENDFMGIGDKKILSVGQDLEATVLDMVSQMIDEDSAIVSIYYGEEATEEAANEIASKIEADNPDVEVEVQFGGQPIYYYVISVE, encoded by the coding sequence TTGGAAATCACTACGATAAATGCTGAAGTTCTTGCGAAGATGTTTTTAGCAGGAGCAAAGAATTTAGAGGCAAAAAAAGAATGGATCAATGAGTTGAATGTATTCCCGGTACCGGATGGTGATACAGGAACCAATATGTCAATGACAATCATGTCTGCAGCGAAGGAAGTCATGAACTTAGAACAAAAAGAGATGAAATCCGTAGCAAAGGCAATTTCTTCCGGTTCCTTAAGAGGTGCAAGAGGTAACTCAGGTGTTATTTTATCCCAGTTATTCCGTGGTTTTACAAAGGTAATCGCAGAATATGATGAGATTAATGTACAGATTATGGCAGATGCATTTGAAAAAGCATGTGAGACAGCATACAAAGCTGTTATGAAGCCAAAAGAGGGAACCATTCTTACCGTTGCAAAGGGAATGTCTACCAAGGCAGTAGAACTCGCAGACGAGACGGAGGATTTGATTACTTTTTGTGAAGAAGTCATCAAAGAAGGTGATCATGTCTTAAGCAAGACACCGGATATGCTTCCTGTTTTAAAACAGGCTGGCGTTGTTGACTCCGGCGGACAGGGATTGATGCAGGTATTAAAGGGTGCATTGGACTGTTTATTAGGCAAAGAGATTGATTATTCTTTTGAGACAACCGTATCAGAGAGCGCATCTGGGGATTCTTCTACAAGTTCCTATATCGATGCACAGGCTTCTCAGGAGATTAAGTTTGCATACTGTACTCAGTTTTTGATTATGCTTGAGAAACCATTTACCAGCAAGCAGGAGAATGAGTTCAAAAGCTATTTAGAGACGATTGGTGACTCTATTGTAGTCGTAGCAGATGATGAGATCGTAAAGGTACATGTACATACCAACGATCCAGGTAATGCAATGCAAAAAGGTCTTACCTATGGTAGTTTAACTACAATCATCATTGAAAACATGAAGTTAGAACGTGATGAGAAGATTTCTGCGATGAAAGAGAAAGAAATGCAGGCTGGAATGGCCGCACAGGATACACAGACTTTACCTGAAGCGAAGGAAGAACCTGTTGAAGAAAAAGAGATGGGATTTATTTCTGTCAGCATCGGGGAAGGCATTAACGAAATCTTTACTGGACTTGGCGTAGATTACATTATTGAGGGTGGTCAGACCATGAACCCAAGTACCGAAGATATGTTAAATGCAATTGAGAAAGTCCCTGCAAAGAACATCTTCATTTTACCAAATAACAAGAATATTATCCTTGCTGCAAACCAGGCTGCATCTTTGGTGGAAGATAAGAAGATTTTTGTTATCCCAACCAAGACAGTTCCACAGGGAATTACAGCATTGATTAACTATATTCCAGATAACTCTGCAGAAGAGAATGCTGCAAGAATGACATCTGAGATTGAGTATGTGAAAACCGGTCAGGTTACTTATGCTGTGCGTGATACCGTTATCGATGATAAAGAAATCAAAGAGAACGATTTCATGGGAATCGGTGATAAGAAAATCTTATCAGTTGGACAGGATTTAGAAGCTACCGTACTGGATATGGTTTCCCAGATGATTGATGAAGATTCTGCAATCGTAAGTATTTATTACGGAGAGGAAGCAACCGAGGAAGCTGCAAATGAGATTGCATCCAAAATTGAAGCAGATAATCCAGACGTAGAGGTGGAAGTTCAGTTTGGTGGACAGCCAATTTACTACTACGTTATTTCAGTTGAATAA
- a CDS encoding Asp23/Gls24 family envelope stress response protein → MKGQMETQLGKVTIDPEVIATYAGSVAVECFGIVGMAAVNMKDGLVKLLKRDYLTHGINVVVNEDNKITIDFHVIVSYGVSIHTVSDNLIETVKYKVEEFTGMEIEKMNIYVEGVRVID, encoded by the coding sequence ATGAAAGGACAGATGGAAACCCAGTTAGGGAAAGTTACGATAGACCCGGAAGTAATTGCAACCTATGCAGGTTCAGTTGCCGTTGAATGTTTTGGTATTGTGGGAATGGCCGCAGTAAATATGAAGGATGGTCTTGTAAAGTTATTAAAGAGAGATTATTTAACACATGGTATAAATGTTGTTGTGAATGAGGACAATAAGATTACAATCGATTTTCACGTGATTGTATCCTATGGTGTAAGTATTCACACGGTTTCCGACAACTTAATCGAGACAGTAAAATACAAAGTAGAAGAGTTTACTGGAATGGAAATCGAGAAAATGAACATTTACGTTGAAGGCGTACGTGTGATTGATTAA
- the rpmB gene encoding 50S ribosomal protein L28, with translation MAKCAVCGKGAHFGNNVSHSHRRSNRMWKSNIKRVSCKVNGTPMKLYVCASCLKSGKVERA, from the coding sequence ATGGCAAAATGTGCAGTTTGTGGAAAGGGCGCTCATTTCGGAAACAATGTCAGCCATTCTCATAGAAGATCAAATAGAATGTGGAAATCAAACATCAAACGTGTTAGCTGTAAAGTTAACGGAACACCTATGAAATTATATGTATGTGCTTCTTGTTTGAAATCCGGAAAAGTTGAAAGAGCTTAG
- a CDS encoding GerW family sporulation protein: protein MSDNTFHNTVESLFKGMDSFITTKTVVGDAIHIGDTIILPLVDVSFGVAAGAFSQEKKNNGAGGMGGKIMPSAVLVIQNGTTKLVNIKNQDSVTKILDMVPEFVDKFTSKDKAETPVNDKDEAAKKEAAEQMSDILSDAVADKKED, encoded by the coding sequence ATGTCAGATAATACGTTTCATAATACGGTAGAATCTTTATTTAAAGGAATGGATAGTTTTATTACAACGAAAACTGTAGTTGGAGATGCAATTCATATTGGAGATACGATTATTTTACCTCTTGTCGATGTCTCTTTTGGGGTTGCTGCAGGCGCATTCAGCCAGGAAAAGAAGAATAACGGGGCCGGCGGTATGGGTGGAAAAATTATGCCAAGCGCTGTTTTGGTCATTCAGAATGGCACAACAAAGCTTGTAAACATTAAAAACCAGGATAGTGTGACCAAAATTTTGGATATGGTTCCAGAATTTGTAGATAAGTTCACATCCAAAGATAAGGCAGAGACTCCGGTAAATGACAAGGATGAAGCTGCAAAAAAAGAAGCTGCAGAGCAGATGAGCGATATCTTATCCGATGCAGTCGCAGACAAAAAAGAAGACTAA
- a CDS encoding NUDIX hydrolase, translating into MIEATSCGGVVIFRGKILLLYKNYKNKYEGWVLPKGTVEQGEEYKDTALREVLEETGSKASIIKYVGKSQYSFTVPEDTVEKEVHWYLMMADSYYSKPQREEYFVDSGFYKFHEAYHLLKFANEKQILEKAYNEYLELKKNNLWGNHKYF; encoded by the coding sequence ATGATAGAAGCAACGAGTTGTGGTGGTGTGGTAATATTCCGTGGTAAGATTTTGCTCTTATATAAGAATTATAAGAACAAGTATGAAGGATGGGTTCTCCCAAAAGGAACCGTAGAGCAGGGCGAAGAGTATAAAGACACAGCCCTAAGGGAAGTGCTAGAAGAGACCGGCTCTAAGGCATCCATCATCAAATATGTCGGAAAAAGCCAGTATAGTTTTACGGTACCGGAAGATACCGTAGAGAAAGAAGTACACTGGTATCTTATGATGGCAGACAGTTATTACAGCAAACCACAACGGGAAGAATATTTTGTTGATTCCGGATTTTATAAATTTCATGAGGCGTATCATTTGTTAAAGTTTGCAAATGAGAAGCAGATTCTGGAAAAGGCATATAATGAGTATTTAGAATTAAAAAAGAATAATTTATGGGGAAATCATAAATATTTTTAA